A stretch of the Haloarcula ordinaria genome encodes the following:
- a CDS encoding DHH family phosphoesterase produces the protein MPSRLVLGAGPTALSLLDSLSDGRGDLAVVTDDSHRADALRDDGIGVTEADQTDADELVALNVSPDTVIVTAEDPATNVRAARTANALFPDAFLLVYTGKGATADQRESFERLADRVVDPDRVLTRWFKDAIGEDGTRVRQLQRILRDVDGELAVVTHDNPDPDAIASAVALAELAERAGCSATVCYYGAISHQENRAFVNLLEYDLENLDPDDPDALDRFDGFALVDHSRPGVNDQLPEDLAIDIVIDHHPPRVPIEGRFVDLRSGVGATSTLLVDYFRRFDVDIPGPIATGLLFGIRVDTRDFRREVSPEDFLAAAHLVERADMGVLQRIEDPSVTSETLSVVGRAISNREQEGSVLLSCVGRVTDRDALAQAADRLLDLEGVHATMVYGVMEGTIYASARARGADIDLGEALRDAFGQIGSAGGHADMAGAQITLGVLESVDDKEESLHEIVRAVVNNRFLDAVETRSNRLLGVYDPSEYTFESFADSTLDPDLFGQSTDEGDDDEEASAAAEADTDPT, from the coding sequence ATGCCTTCTCGGTTGGTGCTCGGTGCCGGTCCGACCGCGCTGTCGCTCCTCGATAGCCTGAGCGACGGGCGCGGCGACCTCGCTGTCGTCACGGACGACAGCCACCGGGCCGATGCGCTCCGCGACGACGGCATCGGCGTGACCGAGGCCGACCAGACGGACGCCGACGAGCTCGTGGCGCTGAACGTCTCGCCGGACACCGTCATCGTCACCGCCGAGGACCCCGCGACCAACGTGCGGGCCGCACGGACGGCCAACGCGCTCTTTCCCGACGCGTTCCTGCTGGTGTACACCGGGAAGGGCGCGACGGCGGACCAGCGCGAGTCGTTCGAGCGCCTCGCCGACCGGGTCGTCGACCCGGACCGGGTGCTCACCAGGTGGTTCAAGGACGCCATCGGCGAGGACGGGACGCGCGTCCGCCAGCTGCAGCGCATCCTCCGGGACGTCGACGGTGAGCTCGCCGTCGTCACACACGACAATCCCGACCCGGACGCCATCGCCAGTGCCGTCGCGCTGGCCGAGCTGGCCGAACGAGCGGGCTGTTCGGCCACGGTCTGCTACTACGGCGCTATCTCCCACCAGGAGAACCGCGCGTTCGTCAACCTCCTGGAGTACGACCTCGAGAACCTGGACCCCGACGACCCCGACGCCCTCGACCGGTTCGACGGGTTCGCGCTGGTCGACCACTCGCGACCGGGCGTCAACGACCAGCTGCCCGAGGACCTCGCCATCGACATCGTCATCGACCACCACCCGCCGCGAGTCCCAATAGAGGGCCGGTTCGTCGACCTCCGGAGCGGCGTCGGCGCGACGAGCACGCTTCTGGTCGACTACTTCCGCCGGTTCGACGTCGACATCCCGGGCCCAATCGCGACGGGACTCCTCTTTGGTATCCGGGTCGACACGCGGGACTTCCGCCGGGAGGTCTCCCCGGAGGACTTCCTGGCCGCCGCGCACCTGGTCGAGCGGGCCGACATGGGCGTCCTCCAGCGAATCGAAGACCCGAGCGTGACCTCCGAGACGCTCTCTGTCGTCGGGCGCGCCATCTCGAACCGGGAACAGGAGGGGTCCGTGCTGCTGAGCTGCGTCGGTCGGGTCACCGACCGGGACGCACTCGCCCAGGCCGCAGACCGGCTGCTCGACCTGGAGGGCGTCCACGCGACGATGGTGTACGGCGTCATGGAGGGCACGATATACGCGTCGGCCCGCGCCCGCGGTGCGGACATCGACCTCGGCGAAGCGCTCAGAGACGCATTCGGGCAGATCGGCTCCGCGGGCGGCCACGCGGACATGGCGGGCGCACAGATAACGCTGGGCGTCCTCGAGTCGGTCGACGACAAGGAGGAGTCGCTCCACGAAATCGTCCGGGCGGTGGTCAACAACCGTTTCCTCGACGCCGTCGAGACGCGGTCGAACCGGCTGCTGGGCGTCTACGACCCCTCGGAGTACACGTTCGAGTCGTTCGCGGACTCGACGCTCGACCCGGACCTCTTCGGCCAGTCGACAGACGAGGGAGACGACGACGAGGAAGCGAGCGCGGCTGCCGAGGCGGATACCGACCCGACGTAG
- the lrpA1 gene encoding HTH-type transcriptional regulator LrpA1, translating to MSTESTERRILSVLEEDAQASYAEIADRADVSKPTVRKYIKKLEEEGVIVGYSADVDPKKLAGQSIALVGMDVASERYVEATRQLKDIDAVEALYTSSGDHMLMAEVRAPDGGSLADVIEDEILALDGVTAAHPSFLQERLK from the coding sequence ATGAGCACCGAGTCGACGGAGCGTCGAATCCTGTCTGTTCTGGAGGAAGACGCACAGGCGTCCTACGCGGAGATCGCAGACAGAGCCGACGTTTCGAAGCCGACGGTGCGAAAGTACATCAAGAAACTCGAGGAAGAGGGGGTTATCGTCGGCTATTCGGCCGACGTGGACCCGAAGAAGCTCGCCGGCCAGTCCATCGCTCTCGTCGGCATGGACGTCGCGAGCGAACGGTACGTCGAGGCGACGCGCCAGCTGAAAGACATCGACGCGGTCGAAGCGCTGTACACGTCCAGTGGTGACCACATGTTGATGGCCGAGGTGCGCGCGCCCGACGGCGGGTCACTGGCCGACGTCATCGAAGACGAGATACTCGCGCTCGACGGCGTGACCGCCGCACACCCCTCGTTCCTCCAGGAACGACTGAAGTGA
- a CDS encoding CBS domain-containing protein: MDDSGRPTVGEYMTRDVATVELDDTVAEVAERISNNEEFSGFPVTDGRRVDGFVSSRDLLLAEDHEPMFRVMTEDILVAHPEMAVQDAARVILRSGIQKLPVVDDAGNLVGIISNADVIRSQIERATPDKVDKLGRTLENIHGTEVHEERREVALADLTPTQTTVYADELEGRVYELERKLAEPLVVIDNGGDLLLADGHHRVKAAERLEIDTMEAYVIVLDPPVELGMAQTAAESDLESIADIDVVDYAHHPLIETTKRLQE, encoded by the coding sequence ATGGACGACTCCGGCCGCCCGACCGTCGGGGAGTACATGACACGCGACGTAGCCACCGTCGAGCTCGACGACACGGTGGCCGAGGTGGCCGAACGCATCTCGAACAACGAGGAGTTCAGTGGCTTTCCGGTCACCGACGGCCGCCGCGTCGATGGTTTCGTCAGCTCGCGCGACCTGTTGCTGGCCGAGGACCACGAACCGATGTTCCGGGTGATGACCGAGGATATCCTGGTCGCCCACCCGGAGATGGCCGTCCAGGACGCCGCTCGGGTCATCCTCCGGTCGGGCATCCAGAAGCTCCCGGTCGTCGACGACGCGGGCAACCTGGTTGGCATCATCTCGAACGCCGACGTCATCCGCTCACAGATCGAACGCGCGACGCCGGACAAGGTGGACAAACTGGGTCGAACCCTGGAGAACATCCACGGCACGGAGGTCCACGAGGAACGGCGAGAGGTGGCGCTGGCCGACCTGACACCGACACAGACGACGGTCTACGCCGACGAACTGGAGGGGCGCGTCTACGAACTCGAACGGAAGCTCGCCGAACCGCTCGTCGTCATCGACAACGGCGGCGACCTGCTGCTGGCCGACGGTCACCACCGCGTGAAGGCCGCCGAACGACTCGAAATCGATACCATGGAGGCCTACGTCATCGTGCTCGACCCGCCGGTCGAGCTCGGGATGGCCCAGACAGCCGCCGAGTCGGACCTGGAGTCCATCGCGGACATCGACGTCGTCGACTACGCCCACCACCCGCTGATCGAGACGACGAAGCGACTACAGGAGTAA